A section of the Labrus mixtus chromosome 15, fLabMix1.1, whole genome shotgun sequence genome encodes:
- the prdm2a gene encoding PR domain zinc finger protein 2, which produces MEDSPHLYISEFGDRDDMEQGKKEDIYQENTNTEPDMIKSVGQDPHKNPNHKAEKDLNSFPCQHCERHFTSKQGLERHIHMLLNNEAHAHKSNSKNTYFGAYLGQLQNEKMTPLDSKSSVMLNSSSPISSDTSILSVEDDTAQPDKQLVSEGHYACNYCENISTKHNDKQLYEHRIHKKHLQLKETNLREEKNHQRIFSETSQNISGFGDCSASSAALWNEREHTEQFMLDVSSNISENFSFYIDGKIVSTSTVSTCDAEVQHGSSTLVRRDALILDPAQINQVLYTESLSGKEIPGQPLTKRRTATPPLLPQIETELESNVVVSSSSSSLVSSLIENTLPQKVESTIVQKERTVFLSPKLKQLLEKQDGIEPTLALIPDGQKPCSPVSLSVLPAGGGRFTRRTGSPPMSPQENPTYNEETMPLDTADCDAVSTAQLKTPQSSPEHQTANEKDDTTLSVEEPAVKPVFSENWTPVLGGPCCLELHLHICVSDTKGRELLNTLQTPWTQRLHHIVQ; this is translated from the exons ATGGAGGACTCTCCTCACTTGTACATCTCTGAATTTGGAGACCGTGATGATATGGAGCAAGGGAAGAAAGAGGACATATATCAAGAGAACACTAATACGGAACCAGACATGATAAAGTCAGTTGGCCAAGATCCCCATAAAAATCCCAATCATAAAGCTGAAAAAGACTTGAACTCTTTTCCCTGCCAGCATTGTGAGAGACATTTTACCAGCAAACAAGGCTTGGAACGGCATATCCATATGTTGCTGAACAATGAAGCACATGCACATAAAAGCAATAGTAAAAATACGTATTTTGGTGCATATCTAGGTCAGCTGCAGAATGAGAAGATGACACCTCTGGATTCAAAGAGCTCAGTCATGCTTAATTCTTCATCCCCCATTAGCTCTGATACTTCCATTTTGTCAGTTGAAGACGACACTGCACAGCCAGACAAACAGCTTGTATCAGAAGGCCATTATGCCTGCAACTACTGTGAAAATATATCCACTAAACATAACGACAAACAACTCTATGAACACAGGATCCATAAGAAGCACCTGCAACTTAAAGAAACCAACCTTCGTGAAGAGAAAAATCACCAGAGGATATTCAGTGAAACATCTCAAAACATTTCAGGGTTCGGTGACTGTTCAGCATCGTCAGCTGCTCTGTGGAATGAAAGAGAACACACAGAACAGTTCATGCTGGATGTTTCTAGCAATATTTCAGAGAATTTCAGCTTTTACATAGATGGAAAGATAGTGTCAACAAGTACAGTCAGTACCTGTGACGCTGAAGTTCAACATGGCTCTTCAACTTTAGTTCGTCGGGATGCCCTGATTCTAGATCCCGCCCAAATAAACCAGGTTTTATATACAGAATCACTTTCAGGTAAAGAGATACCTGGTCAACCATTAACCAAAAGAAGAACTGCAACACCACCCCTTTTACCGCAAATTGAAACAGAACTGGAGTCAAATGTGGTTGTgtcttcatcctcatcatcccTTGTGTCTTCCTTAATAGAGAATAcacttcctcagaaagtagagtcCACCATTGTGCAGAAGGAAAGAACAGTGTTTCTGTCACCTAAACTAAAGCAGCTCCTGGAGAAGCAGGATGGCATTGAACCAACTCTTGCACTCATCCCAGATGGCCAAAAGCCATGTTCACCAGTCTCCCTTTCTGTCCTGCCGGCTGGAGGAGGGAGGTTTACAAGAAGGACTGGATCCCCACCAATGTCCCCACAGGAAAACCCGACATATAACGAGGAAACAATGCCACTAGATACAGCAGACTGTGATGCTGTGAGCACGGCACAGCTGAAGACTCCCCAGAGTTCACCTGAGCACCAAACAGCCAATGAGAAGGACGACACAACTCTATCAGTGGAGGAGCCAGCAGTGAAACCTGTCTTTTCAGAAAACTGGACTCCCGTGTTAGGAG GACCCTGCTGTTTGGAGCTCCACCTACATATATGTGTCAGTGATACTAAAGGAAGAGAACTTCTTAACACACTTCAAACACCATGGACTCAAAGATTGCATCACATTGTACAATGA